The following proteins come from a genomic window of bacterium:
- a CDS encoding restriction endonuclease, producing the protein MAIPDFQSLFVPVLHSLEDGGDHSVRETIEYVEKKFHLTEKDMSATLKGGAQTVVYNRVTWTISYLRHALLLENVKRGVFHITDRGRKVLADNPARLSIKDLMQFPEFAAWLASTKVGKRSAAAESSLVDDTQTPEELIEENFNVLERQLADELLNQVKSNSPGFFERLVVELLVKMGYGGSFEDAGRAIGRSGDEGIDGVINEDRLGLDVIYIQAKRWERSVGRPEIQSFVGALAGQKAHKGVFITTSDFSESARRYAKSLENKVVLIDGSQLAHFMIEHDIGVSTVNTYRIKKIDSDYFEIS; encoded by the coding sequence ATGGCCATTCCGGATTTCCAGTCGTTGTTCGTTCCTGTCTTGCACTCTTTGGAGGATGGGGGAGACCATTCCGTGAGAGAGACTATCGAATACGTTGAAAAGAAGTTCCATCTTACTGAAAAAGACATGAGCGCCACTTTGAAGGGAGGCGCACAAACGGTAGTCTACAATCGTGTTACGTGGACCATCAGTTACCTGAGGCACGCGCTGCTTCTCGAAAATGTCAAGCGTGGCGTGTTTCATATAACCGATCGTGGACGCAAAGTGTTGGCGGATAATCCGGCAAGGCTGAGCATCAAAGATCTAATGCAGTTTCCCGAGTTTGCCGCATGGCTGGCGAGTACGAAGGTCGGGAAACGATCCGCGGCAGCGGAATCATCCCTGGTTGACGACACACAAACGCCCGAGGAGCTGATCGAGGAGAACTTCAACGTCCTGGAGCGGCAACTGGCAGACGAGCTGCTGAACCAGGTCAAGTCAAACTCACCGGGTTTCTTCGAGCGGCTGGTAGTCGAGCTTTTAGTGAAAATGGGCTACGGCGGTTCCTTCGAGGACGCGGGGAGGGCCATCGGACGCTCGGGGGACGAGGGGATAGATGGGGTTATCAATGAAGATCGTCTTGGACTCGATGTTATCTACATCCAGGCGAAGCGGTGGGAAAGAAGCGTCGGTCGGCCGGAGATACAGTCATTCGTGGGGGCTCTGGCCGGGCAGAAGGCGCACAAAGGCGTTTTCATCACAACCTCCGATTTCAGCGAAAGCGCCCGAAGGTACGCCAAATCACTTGAAAATAAAGTCGTCCTGATAGACGGGAGCCAGCTGGCTCATTTCATGATAGAACACGATATAGGCGTCTCGACGGTGAACACCTACAGGATAAAAAAGATAGATTCCGATTACTTTGAAATCAGTTAA